A region of the Mytilus galloprovincialis chromosome 1, xbMytGall1.hap1.1, whole genome shotgun sequence genome:
tttattgttttacaaaggatgtgttttttgtttttttatgtcgCAGCCTTTTATAAAATACGTTACGGTGTGAATCATGCTCATTATAGAAGACCATGCAATGATCTATTATGAATTAAATCCACGTCATATGTATTACcaaatgttatttcaactgatcgggcggagcttatgttttaatttgcataaggacattCTATTTGAAGATTGTgcgataaggatgattgccgttataattattattgaattctaatcacctatcagtgtcaccaaacgcatatacaaaagaactgagtgtatgatatgggacgaataactggacacttcattgatgagtttatcccaaaactcctttctatagatggactggtcttcaATAAGCGAACTTcttaaaccccgcccagtcaatTGAAATAAAACTAGTAATTCATTAGTTGTCACTTTTGCAATCATAACACGCATTCTTTGTTATGGTGATGTATGGTCAAATTAACAAATTGCAGACAATAGTTGATAGGTAAATCTAGAAAGAATTGTCATTTACCGTAAGTACTCGGGATTTAGCTGTTCTGATTCTTAAAGCTTATACGATGAGCATTTTCTATCTTTAACAGAAGAAAAAATGGTTTGATTTTAGTTCAATGTTCAGTCAAGGCATTTCCTTCATTAGCACAGTTTCATGTAAACTTCATCAATGACCCTTTTTGtatttaacattgataaaattaaggataaaattgagaatgggaatggggaatgtgttaatgagacaacaaccccatCATAGAACAGACAGCAACAGAAGGTccccaataggtcttcaatgcagcgagatactgccgcacccgggggcgtccttcagctgaccccttaacaaatatatatactagttggTCCATAAATATATACATCAAATAACGTACCTTCTATACTGGAATGACCTTCTTTCCATGCAACAGCTGTAATGTTGTCCTTCaagtttaaaatacaaatatcaatattcaaacatcacaacatacatatttattgctgtgaaatcaATATGAATCATACGTTTTTCTACATCTACAAATTCAGCCGAAATTCAAACATAGCAGTTCACAAGGCAGACATGTCAAGGCCAACTTAAAACGTTATGTTAAGCGTATCGTTCTTGAAATGCATTACTTAATGGTTTGACATTTAATATTCGACTTTCTACACTCGAGGTAACCATATTTTAGGAACGttgagaaaaatattaaaataatggtGTCTGGTAATCCAATTATTTCGGTCCCTCCCCGTAATTGTACTTGCaagattaataaaggaatcataGATCAGCGAAaaataacgactgaattattcgaaTAAGTTCTATAGCAGATTAACAGAAATGGTAACACTAAATAGTCTAAATGTACATACACAAGTAATTTCTTCAGTTGTTTTGGTTGTAGTTGAGAACTGTCCCTTCTTTCGAAATACAGATAATTTCTGTTTCCATGAACTTTGAATCTGAAATATACAATTAATATgatttcaagtaaaaaaaaattatcaagatTTACTTATCTGCACAGTCATGTTATTTTGTTGTCAGAAAATTATGTTGCTCAAAGAATTTTATCTTAAGATATAtctattgcaatttttttttattattattaacttTAACAATTCTGGCGAAACACAAACGAAATAACAAACGATTTCGTGAAAAACACTTCGTTAAACATGTTATACACtttgatttaagaaataattgatgcaagctatactttattttagttttaacatgggtatgcattatattcgtgattatttttgcccgagcgatagtgagggttaaaataacacgaatataatgcctacccatgttaaaactacaataaagtatagctttcatcaattatttctattctgattaggacaattaaggtaatttctatgtccgaagTGTATAAGGGTAAAGCGATTGTGTAAGCTCTttcatgaacctccctttttctttgtaaagccctggtcacaacgaacccacgACACATCTATGCAGCGCCACGACATGAAATTTTTTTTGCTCTACGTTtttttgtcgtgtcactgtcttgtggctgtcgtgaGAGCGTCTTACCACAGTCGTGCGACTGTCGTGCGATTAAACACATTGACGTGGGTACCaacataaacaattttaataaaaacaatcgtACGACTGTAGTACGACAATCTCACGACTGTCGCAAGACActcgtgatacagtcgcacgCTTATCTCACGAATACCGAATTTCATACGATGCTTGCACAACATAGATTGTCTATCGTACATCAGTGGTACGATCGTCGTGcaacatattttcgttttattaAGAAGAAGACAATTCGGCGGGAGAAGAGCATGGCTATTCCACCAGAACGATAACGCTTGGCCCTGCTGAATAGGTGCCTTGCCTGCTTCCAACAAGAGCAAAATATGGTCTTGTTAGCGTTGATTCGAGCCCGTGAACAGTATAGGAACCAGCGATACGCCCCGCGTTGGTGGGTTAGGCCACGAATCGAACGTTGGTGGGTTAGGCCATGAATCGAACGGTTTAAATTCGCTGAAGAATTATAATATAAAGTAATACAAAAAACTTCGTTTACTTGGACCGAACTTATAATGACACTGAACAATATTGagaaaacctaaaaaaaaattagccACTAACAACTCACGACTGTAGTATGACTGTTACAGGACCGACCTGCGACAAACCCACGACAGtacaattatcattttttttctgtcgTGTACCCATCGTAAAACCATagtcgtagctgatgtgaccactcgaaatatttttttgacattttacacgacagtgccacgacaactgttttaaaaatcttccatgacaaaaaatcgtacgatctgttgagaacggttgtcgtatctaggtaaaatatgtcaattttggAAAGCAACACATTACAgccataataaatgaattagtaacaacatgtgcatcatttaagagtttggaagtgttttaaggtaatgcaatatattaaatgcatgccaatttgataaaattcattattctgcagtagtcaatatacgcatgtgccaAAAAagttattggatttagagcatggatTTATTCAAAAAGCGAAAGAGGCACGTTATATTAGAATTGaagttaaaacaaatttaaccaTAGCTTACGAGTTGCCGAAAAACTgtttaaatgataataaaaacaaCCAACAACAATAACGGAACGTGTCAAACCTCAGAAAAAAAGTTTTCAGAGGAgggtttcataaaaaaaaatgtacatcttACCTTACACATATTGGGATTAATGGTAAATGTATATCGTGAAAGCAGAACAGATCAAGAATATAAAAGTTAAAGtgtgtggtatgattttcaatgagacccCTATCCATCTGACAATAATCAATGTAGAAAACCCAAggcaattaaaagaaaaaaaatatgacaattaTTAGTCGTACAATTTGTTTGGCTAAAAACTGATTGAAATCGGTATTAATAGATCTCATATAATAAGTTTCCATGTGTGTATATAGTATGTAGGTTGTTGTGtgtaacatttcaaagaaaaagaaatcaTCGACAAACTTACTTTAGGGTTTAATAATCCATGTATAATGAATATCAGCAATCCCTGAAATTATATAATGTTAttatatgactataaattttctgtgttctcattggctaaaagcataggaaatcctctttgataaaacattatattcaccGCGTCAAAAATCACGAGAGGTTAATATAAGATTTGGAACAGCGTCCGTGTACCTAAATATAGAAACGGGGAATTCTTGTTAGCTAtttaagggatgtataaataaaatggtttttaatTGGACGACCGAATAAATATCAACCAATCAGCGCTCTCGACATAAAATCGTTTCGATCTAACAGACGACAGTTACATGTTTCCGGCAACAAAGTATGGCTGAAGCAACAGAAGTAGCTACTGAAAAACGCTTTCCATCGTTAAATAATGAGGAAATTAAGAAGATTTTGATAGAAAAGGATTCTAAAAATACTCGCCGATCAACAGATTCTAGCGTGAGGACATTTAAATCTTATTTAAGAGAGAAAAATCTACCTGAAGATTTCGAGAATTTGCCAAACAATGAATTGGACAGTATTTTGTTCAGAATTAAATATGCCTAAAAATCAAACCCaagcataaaataaaaacagtctaGGCAAAATACCATCTAACCAAGGATATATTTCACaatctaaaaatatgaaaatgacacTGAGAACTAAAGAGTCATATAATAAAgcaattgttgacttttgatatcAGTTGGCCTTGGTGAATATCACATCtctggggttgataaatcattgtatcaacctcatcaaaagtcaataattgtataatattgcagtaacattaaacttttaaatatacctatatggaaATAATCGGTTTTCATATATGTATTTCGAAGGATACCCTAGTATCAGTTGATAGATTATACTAGCTAGTATATTATCtttttttagaataaaacatTAGGTAATAATACGATTATTGCGTCTTGTAATATAATTCTAGAATAGATAATCGCTATTCACAACACCTTTTTTCAATGCAGTAACAAAATTTGAGAAACACATGTAAAATGTCATTAATGTACCTCGAGCATTTTTGAACAGACATTAACTTTCGAAATTCACAGCTGTTATTCCTTGTTCTTGTTTAGCCTTAATTTTGATCATCTATGCAATTGGTAGATATAAGCATGATAGTTTAAAACAAACTGCAACTTTGTAttgcattttttacatttgatagTACTTTTATCAATATTGATATCAATTTACTTTTCTAATTGTAACATGGATATGATAACGAAAATCAATAGTGGAGAAAGGAAATGTAGACCCTGGCTGTTGGGTTTCAGTTTTTGTTTCGACTAGTGTTTTCAATTGCCCTTTGTATGTCTTTCAGCACCCTGCTGTATTGGAATTCGTTCTAAAGTTTGTTGTGTATATTAAGTAATTGCTGTTTTTTTACTCtcaatttattcaaatatttaacaagTCTTATATTCAAGGTACAACAGTTATTTATACACATAAACGTACCTGTAATGAATTGATGATAACAAATAAGTAACTGAAAACGAGTGTATCTTCATTTAAAGAGAAGAATCCTAAAGTCCATGTTAACCCAAAAAGGGGTGCTAAAACTGAAAAACATCGCAATCCACTTCTACAAAATAAgtttagttttattattttttccatcCACATATTTCTTAAATATGATGAGAAACAAACATGCAAAGGAAAATAAAACTATCTTTTAATTATAAATGACTTATTATGtaatacttataaaatattcataaaacatctctcactaataaaataatttaagaggGCAATTCATTCAGTATACTTAaggaaatcattttaaatttactgCCGCCGCAATATTTTCTCAAACTTGAGACGTCCCTCCTACCATTCAGTTCCCATTTCTAGTATAAACCCAAGTTGAACAAAGAAACATTCACCGAGTTGTCATTGAGAAAAAATTCGATAAATATTGGTTTATACTTTATATCTAAACTTCGAACCTAAATATCGGCTTTTAGTAGATTAAGTCGTACTACAGAAACAGTTTGAATGACTTTTTGCAATCCATTGTAGGCAATTCTTACTGAAAAATATCGAgttcctaggaaaattcaaaaaggaaagtccctactCAAATGTAAAATCcaatcaaacgaatgaataacaactgtcatattcccgacgtGGTACTGTCGTTTTCTCATGAAGAAAGTGGTGGGTTACACCTGGTTTTAATGACAAAAGTGAACAATCGTCTATATAGAACCTgatcttattttatatttctgaagcACCAGTTGTACAGTTTTAAAGTTATTACACGGAAACGACACCAAGGGATGTTTTGCGTTTGCTCTCTAACGTTTGTTTCATGCTgttgattttcaattgttttggtCCCGAGTATAACTGAAAAGACGTGAATTGTGGTATACacattttttgtattaaaatcggggtttttttttaatgttatctaTCAGGGACCTTGACCTCTGAGGAATAATAAATATATTGAGTATCGAAATTCACTTTTAgctataaataatatgaaattataaGATAATACTTACAAGAATTGCTgtagttttgttttcttttttacaacTTGTATAGAGAAAAGCTTCTTCACAACGAAAACAAAGATCACAAAGTTGGTCTTGAGGAAAGAAcataatttgattatttttcagcATGATCCAAAATTTGAAATAACTCAACAGGTGGCAAGGTGGAATACATTGTTGTgcagtcaatatttttttatgctAAGAATAATTTTGCTTGTAACTGTCTTTTTCTTGTGAGCTTTAACAATGTTTTATCCAAGTGCTTTTTCTAATAAAGCTGATTTTAAAATTCTCTTTggttattgttttttaaataaatacggGGAAACATGTAAAGCAAGATTGGCTTACTATTACAGAACACTGGATATCAACTCCGGTTTTTTTATGGcgtcgtgttgtttagtcttctGTGGTGTGTTTTTGACACTGGCATAGTCAACTTGTTTTCGTCATATAACAATTTTGACTttctttttaatatgttttgCTTCCTCTTTGTAATGAATGATACTTTAGAgtacttttttgtacattttgaatTTTCGAATGTTAATGACAAAACATCGTGGccttaaatatgtaaatataccttcttcttttttattttgttagttTTCGTGATGATAAAACATGTCGGTTAATAAGTATTCACATGAGAAATAATCTAAAGGAAGAATTTTATTTTCGGATgataataatatgaaacaaatgCATTCATGATTTGGCCATTGCTGTAAAACTTAATCGTTGATACTATATTGCATATGATAATTAGCATACTTACAACAACTGCTACTGCGCAAGGGACGAAAAACGCCCAAATTAAACCATTACTTGTTGATAACCAACAACTGTAAAAATTACACAAATTTCAtagttctttttaaaatttaatcgaTTTTTCTTTCGATatgaataaacaaacaaaaactattaATACATGTACAGCACTCATAATGTGTTAGTACTTTGACAGAAAACCTGAACATTAAATGCATGTATGTTTGTATGCTAACTGATTCTTACACGAGAATGATTTTGAGTAATTGAAATGTATTCAAATCTCCCTTTACTGTGATTTGTGTACCACTCATACTGTAATGAGAAAGGGgaacaatttatttgttttatgacgttACAGTATAGGATTTAAATTTAAGACAGCAATTATCAACCAAAATTTTCTCTATAGTTTTTATGAAAATGAGCAAGATATTTCTActttatgataatatttgtgtgaagtttaaaaaaaaattcaagactTTTAAAGTTTCTTCCAAATGCACCGTCAATTGCCAttaaacctttaggaattttggtcatcaatgctcttcaacttcgtactttatttagcctttttttacttttttggattcgagcgtcaatgatgagtcttttgtagacgaaacgcgcgtctggcgtggatacaaaattttatcccggtatctatggtgagtttatttgcAATATCAAGAATATCGGAAATATGTATATGAATTTAAAATCTTgtctatttttgtaataaaattgcttaatgtgaaagattttgaaATCAGAGATAACTTTTTGTAACGTTAAGAATGTTGTATAGGAAATATTATCAACAATACTTGTTTGCAAAAGTGTAAAAGTCTGATTTTGGGTTAATTTATTTGCCTGGTGATTATAACTTATTTGTTACTTAGGAAATTGGTATCAAttaattgtttgaaaatatttatgttaacaggttgtgttattttttattggtatttttaCACGAACGGTAGTTATATAGCCAGATAACAAGACAGTATGAAGATATAGCACAACAATCACATGAATGAAATCGAGCAAAATTTTAACGCTTTTATTGTTCTAAATATCTAGCCTTGACTTTAAAAATCGCTATCAGACAAACGTGAACCATACAGCGAACCCAATTACACTATACAACAACAAAGGTATAGATACAGGTTTCAAATATAGTCAATTTTAATAGAACAAGTTCGTTCGAAACAAAAGTAAATACACATGATAttctgaaatatttgaatttcacATTCAAGCTAATATAAAACCGTGAGGAGCCTATACATATATTCAAAGTATAGCAACTTCTTTTGTTTGTATTATTGAATATTCGTTCTTTTGACACATTTAACTAATCGCGACGCCTTATTTTCGATTTCATATCATTCTTGTGTTAAAGACATTTCATAATATAtgctttatagatataggaagatgtggtatgagtgccaatgagacaactctctatccaaataataattcataaacgTAAAGCATGATAGgacaatgtacggccttcaacgcggagccttggctcacacttcTAGCTACTTACTATTTTCCATCACCGTATCCTTCTAGTTTTGTTATTGCCATCGATATAGCAACAATAAGCACTGGTATTCCTGTATGAAAAGACACTTCATAAAATGTATTGCAATTTTatacatgaacaaaacaaaagtaGAAAATAGGGCATGTCTATGTTTCACTTCCTTGtacttttaaaaagtttcaaaagTTAATTATTCAACCAAAAATACTGTGTGTAGactttttaaaaaagtgtccaaTATTCAGAATTTCATTTTGTGTATTGATCTATGTCCGCAACTACTCATCAGCGTTGTCTCCCTTTATACACATATGGGTAGTTCGTGTAAAGATATATGAcataaaaaattgcaaaaaaaataaactacTGCATTGGTGGTAGGAGTTTAAGTAAAAACCAGTCAGAGGACACCAGATCCTGATTTAACTGAAGAAGACATTGTGTTACTTATGGCTAGTACTCATTATATGGTAACATAATGTTTGTGTTATTGGTTGGTCATTGTTTTTtcactgtttttgttatatcaactGACTTTAATGCTTCATTCATATTTGTATCatctggtccgagtacacagttatttcgtagtgcatttcttttagacaataaattaaaattaaaaaaatcccacctgcgctttctcaataatatttttacagtgtgttgtactacttttgggacaaattatatcaaaactatagaaaacttcatcagctctaactcaaaatatggacaattttgtgttaagggggtcttgaaatcttttgacagcttccgaagtgctaatttttgacccttttcagctggacctaatcactactttacattaatatttatgacccaaatttttttacagtgtcatttcaccccccaacttgctatatgaggcataaaacatggagaaataaatttggaaggggtataacaaaaattggcaagtaacacactgtccacactaaggactatattcgtggacaacgaaaatcaaaggacgataactgtgtactcggaccatcttaaatata
Encoded here:
- the LOC143083752 gene encoding adhesion G-protein coupled receptor D1-like; translation: MAAVFLLAYVVFVAGIEGTENKVACKVVAIVLHFLFLVGIHMMVAEGIVHGKMLATVSTEQRSISPILIPIGWGIPVLIVAISMAITKLEGYGDGKYCWLSTSNGLIWAFFVPCAVAVVTNFVIFVFVVKKLFSIQVVKKKTKLQQFLSGLRCFSVLAPLFGLTWTLGFFSLNEDTLVFSYLFVIINSLQGLLIFIIHGLLNPKIQSSWKQKLSVFRKKGQFSTTTKTTEEITCDNITAVAWKEGHSSIEDTKTES